In Porphyromonas cangingivalis, a genomic segment contains:
- a CDS encoding IS30 family transposase, with the protein MYKQLNRQQRYDISAFLRAGLNRSEIARQLEVSPSTISREIARNSTEKRKSYNPETAQEYADIRKERVRRNRRICESIKRKSLRLLEEKQWSPKQISGYLSLQGEKVSHESIYRWIREDKTNGGSLYKHCRHKLKRRSRPVGKVTNIPERVSIHQRPQEADGKRLGDLEMDLIVGCGGRGAILTVTDRMTNMIWAAKLKDKSAQEVNRKLWALLVPYKAVIKTIVTDNGSEFSGHRKITDRLGVPVFFADPYSSWQKGAIENTNKLLRQYIPKMANFDLISQKQINEYCAKINARPREKLNFKSPVQVFFSLLP; encoded by the coding sequence ATGTACAAACAACTGAACCGACAACAAAGATATGACATCTCGGCATTTCTTCGAGCAGGCTTGAATCGTTCAGAAATTGCCCGACAACTCGAAGTCTCTCCGAGCACTATTTCTCGGGAGATAGCTCGTAACAGCACAGAAAAACGAAAGAGCTATAACCCTGAGACTGCGCAGGAATATGCGGACATTCGCAAAGAACGGGTGCGTAGGAACAGGCGCATATGCGAGAGTATCAAAAGGAAATCCCTGAGGCTTCTGGAAGAAAAACAATGGTCTCCGAAGCAAATTTCCGGTTATCTCTCACTTCAAGGCGAAAAGGTCTCTCATGAAAGCATATACCGTTGGATAAGAGAAGACAAGACCAATGGAGGATCTCTCTATAAGCACTGCAGACACAAACTCAAGCGACGATCTCGCCCGGTAGGAAAAGTCACGAACATTCCTGAACGTGTAAGTATTCATCAAAGACCTCAGGAGGCTGATGGTAAGAGGCTTGGAGACTTAGAGATGGATCTTATCGTAGGCTGTGGGGGCAGAGGTGCCATACTCACCGTCACGGATCGAATGACCAACATGATTTGGGCGGCCAAACTCAAAGATAAATCCGCCCAAGAGGTGAATCGAAAACTGTGGGCTCTACTCGTCCCCTATAAGGCTGTCATCAAGACCATTGTGACCGATAATGGAAGTGAATTTTCAGGGCATCGGAAGATCACGGATCGGCTCGGTGTCCCTGTATTCTTCGCTGATCCTTATTCTTCTTGGCAAAAAGGGGCCATCGAGAACACCAATAAATTGCTCAGGCAATACATCCCTAAAATGGCAAATTTTGATCTCATCTCTCAGAAACAAATCAATGAATACTGTGCCAAAATTAACGCAAGACCAAGAGAAAAACTAAACTTTAAGTCCCCGGTTCAAGTATTCTTCAGCTTATTACCCTAA
- a CDS encoding DNA cytosine methyltransferase: protein MDSSILPDIKPPIAIDLFAGCGGLSLGLNRAGWKSLFAIERSPEAFATLKHNLIHKTNEPHFIWPQWLPVKNWEINEFIATYTEELCRLKGRVDLVAGGPPCQGFSMAGRRREDDSRNKLVLSYLDIIQKVMPKIVFFENVKGFTLPFQKSKAQNRKITYADEVKSCLEKLGYIVDKQTINFGDYGVPQRRARFILVALSKEHFGDNRSLAKRFFEQLEAQKENFLQHKGLSVGTTLEEAISDLRALHGKKKLSPKDKFEFGLYGKTEDSSYQKLMRTGVSKNDNIPDSHRFANHYPSTISKFEEILSLTQSDRNLCINDEIKNKFSIKKHTIIPLSSSDKAPTITTLPDDYIHYEEPRILTVREYARIQSFPDSYEFQGKYTTGGKLRKQETPRYTQVGNAIPPLFAEQAGLVLKEMLRHGRDS from the coding sequence TTGGACTCTAGTATTTTACCCGATATAAAACCTCCCATAGCAATTGATCTTTTTGCAGGGTGTGGAGGACTATCTCTTGGTCTTAATAGGGCTGGGTGGAAGTCATTGTTTGCTATTGAGAGAAGCCCAGAAGCATTTGCCACCCTAAAACACAATCTTATTCACAAAACCAATGAACCTCATTTTATCTGGCCCCAATGGCTTCCGGTAAAGAATTGGGAAATTAATGAGTTTATTGCGACATATACCGAAGAGTTGTGTAGGCTAAAAGGGCGTGTCGATCTAGTTGCAGGAGGGCCTCCCTGCCAAGGCTTCTCAATGGCAGGCAGAAGAAGAGAAGATGACAGCAGAAATAAGCTTGTACTATCTTATCTTGATATTATACAAAAAGTGATGCCTAAAATCGTTTTCTTTGAAAACGTTAAAGGGTTTACACTTCCCTTCCAAAAATCAAAAGCACAGAACCGTAAGATTACCTATGCAGATGAGGTTAAGTCATGCCTAGAAAAGCTAGGCTATATCGTTGACAAACAGACTATTAACTTTGGAGACTATGGAGTCCCTCAGCGTAGAGCTAGATTTATTTTGGTCGCACTCTCTAAAGAACACTTCGGAGATAATCGATCTCTAGCCAAGAGATTCTTTGAGCAACTAGAAGCTCAAAAGGAAAACTTTCTCCAACATAAAGGACTTAGCGTTGGGACTACACTAGAAGAAGCTATTTCTGATCTTAGGGCTCTTCATGGGAAAAAGAAGCTATCTCCTAAAGATAAATTTGAATTTGGATTATATGGAAAAACGGAAGATAGTTCCTACCAGAAACTTATGAGAACAGGCGTTTCTAAAAATGATAATATACCAGATAGTCATCGATTCGCAAACCACTACCCATCTACAATATCCAAGTTCGAAGAGATTCTCAGTTTAACTCAAAGCGACCGTAACCTCTGCATTAATGATGAGATTAAGAATAAGTTTAGCATCAAGAAGCATACTATTATCCCTTTGAGTTCTAGTGACAAGGCTCCAACGATAACAACTCTACCCGATGATTACATTCATTACGAGGAACCACGAATTCTTACAGTAAGGGAATATGCGAGAATTCAGTCATTTCCAGACAGCTATGAATTTCAAGGAAAATACACTACAGGAGGTAAGCTAAGGAAACAGGAAACCCCACGCTATACGCAGGTAGGAAATGCAATACCTCCTCTATTTGCCGAACAAGCAGGATTGGTACTTAAAGAAATGCTACGACATGGGAGAGACTCTTAA